In Oncorhynchus gorbuscha isolate QuinsamMale2020 ecotype Even-year unplaced genomic scaffold, OgorEven_v1.0 Un_scaffold_6484, whole genome shotgun sequence, the genomic window GTAATacctcacagatgtctgttcagtagtggtaatactcagatgtctgttcagtagtcgtaatactcacagatgtctgttcagtagtggtaatactcacagatgtctgttcagtagtcgtaatactcacagatgtctgttcagtagtcgtaatactcacagatgtctgttcagtagtggtaatactcacagatgtctgttcagtagtcgtaatactcacagatgtctgttcagtcgtcgtaatactcacagatgtctgttcagtagtggtaatactcacagatgtctgttcagtagtcgtaatactcacagatgtctgttcagtagtggtaatactcacagatgtctgttcagtagtggtaatactcacagatgtctgttcagtagtggtaatactcacagatgtctgttcagtagtggtaatactcacagatgtctgttcagtagtggtaatactcacagatgtctgttcagtagtggtaatactcacagatgtctgttcagtagtggtaatactcacagatgtctgttcagtagtcataatactcacagatgtctgttcagtagtcgtaatactcacagatgtctgttcagtagtcgtaatactcacagatgtctgttcagtagtggtaatactcacagatgtctgttcagtagtggtaatactcacagatgtctgttcagtagtcgtaatactcacagatgtctgttcagtagtcgtaatactcacagatgtctgttcagtagtcgtaatactcacagatgttcagtagtggtaatactcacagatgttcagtagtggtaatactcacagatgttcagtagtggtaatactcacagatgtctgtctgttcagtagtggtaatactcacagatgtctgttcagtagtggtaatactcacagatgtctgttcagtagtggtaatactcacagatgtctgttcagtagtggtaatactcacagatgtctgtctgttcagtagtggtaatactcacagatgtctgtctgttcagtagtggtaatagtcacagatgtctgtctgttcagtagtggtaatagtcacagatgtctgttcagtagtggtaatactcacagatgtctgttcagtaatggtaatactcacagatgtctgttcagtagtcatAATACTCActgatgtctgttcagtagtggtaatactcacagaagtctgttcagtagtcgtaatactcacagatgtctgttcagtagtggtaatactcacacatgtctgttcagtagtcgtaatactcactgatgtctgttcagtagtggtaatactcacagatgtctgttcagtagtgggaatactcacagatgtctgttcagtagtgggaatactcacagatgtctgttcagtagtggtaatactcacagatgtctgttcagtagtcgtaatactcacagatgtctgttcagtagtcgtaATACTCACAGATTACCTTTGATATTTTCAGTACAATTTTTCTTTTGAATAAAGACTTTCTAAAATGCCACAATTCAGCATTTTGACCGTGACTTCTGGAAAATTTTTAACCCACTTATCCCAACATTTCTCCACGTTTTCACCATCATTGAAAAAGCCCTAGTTCTTTTGTTGTTTTGACAAAGTCATTTAtgaagatttgtatttatttactgtGATTAATTTACATCTGTCCATctttttaaggtcaaccctgttacatgaactctcgttttaatatgtggtccttctgtagctcagttggtagagcatggcgcttgtaacgccagggtagtgggttcgattcccgggaccacccatacgtagaatgtatgcacacatgactgtaagtcgctttggataaaagcgtctgctaaatggcatatattataatatGGTGAAACTGTTTTCTAAAGAAATATTCAACATCTAATAGCTAAATCATGGTGTAAAAGCAGGTAAACAAACTGTTTCTCCTCCTTTAGTAAATTTTcttgtgttttgtggtggaaaactgagtgggTTGAGAGTAACACTTCAAACCTGTTCTCCAGAGATTTAAACAAATAAATGGGGAAGCTTGCTTTCCATTGCCACTCCCTGCGAACAGGCTTCCATTACCCCTGTCACAAAGATATTTATGGCTGATTTCAAATGGTCAACCCTGATATGGTCAACCTTGTTacttaataggcacttactataATCATTTAAACAAATatctcttgagatgggaaaacatcATTTTTACAAAGTTGAACCTATGCTCTTTATGAGAGACTGTTCAAATTAGGTGAAATCCCAAAATAAATTTGAGcaagttacacttctcaaaaggcagCAAATTGTGTTTTTATCATTAGAACCACTTCCTGAAAATGTGGTGGTGTAGAATATGTGACTGTCTGGGTTAGAATCTGGGTCGTCTGGGCACCAAACGTCTCTGACTCATTTAAAATGTTCTCCACAGGCCTCTATGAAGCAGATCGGCAGTACTCAGACAGAAAGTGATGTATCACTGGGTATTCCTGCAAATACTGTCATGGCCTACAGTCTGATTGAACTCTATGTCAAATGCAATGGACAGTTTGGTGAGGAAGTGTATGGTTTGTCAATGTCCAAGGTATAGCTGCATGGTTAAGTACCATGGTAAAATACACAGCCAGTGTCTATATTCCTCGGTGTATTTAGTATAtcccactgtatttagtatatcccactgtatttagtatagccactgtatttagtatagccactatatttagtatagccactgtatttagtatagccactgtattttgtatagccactgtatttagtatatccactgtatttagtatagccactgtatttagtatatccactgtatttagtatatccactgtatttagtatatccactgtatttagtatatccactgtatttagtatatcccactgtatttagtatatccactgtatttagtatatccactgtatttagtatatccactgtatttagtatatcccactgtatttagtatatcccactgtatttagtatatccactgtatatagtacagccactgtatttagtatatccactgtatctgtctgtgtgttactgGTTATGACTGTTGTCTGCTCTTGTCCACAGAGCTGTGCCTCTTCTCCAACAATGGGGGCTTTGAAAAGGTTAGGTCAAAGGATGACATTGAAGAGGATGGAATTATGGACCTGAGAGGCAACTTTGATGCCAACAGCCACTTAAATCTGAACGAAGGTAATAATGCCAGTGGAGGGTAATGTCTCCTGTTTAGCggtcaacatgtagtctactgaatagaacgtctggtcaacatgtaatgtGGTCTACTGAATGAACGTCTGATTAACATGTAATGTCGTCTACTGAATGGAACGACCTGGTCAAtatgtaatgtagtctactgaatggaacgtCTGGTCAACATGCAATGTAGTCTACTGGAATGGaacgtctggtcaacatgtaatgtggtctactgaatggaatgtctggtcaacatgtaatgtagtctactgaatgaacgtctggtcaacatgtagtctactgaatgggaACGCctggtcaacatgtagtctactgaatggaacgcCTGGTCAatatgtagtctactgaatggaatgtcTCAGTCAATcatgtaatgtagtctactgaatggaacatctggtcaacatgtagtctactgaatagaacgcctggtcaacatgtaatgtagtctactgaatggaacgcTCTGTCaacatgtaatatagtctactgaatggaacgcctggtcaacatgtagtctactgaatggaatgtctggtcaacatgtagtctactgaatggaacgtccggtcaacatgtagtctactgaatggaacgcctggtcaacatgtaatgtagtctaccgaatggaatgtctggtcaacatgtaatgtagtctactgaatggaatgtctggtcaacatgtaatgtagtctactgaatggaacggTCAACATGTAGTCTAAATGGAATGTCTGGTCAATGTATTCTACTGAATGGAACGCCTGTTCAacatgtaatgtagtctactgaatgggaACGCCTGGTCAAtatgtaatgtagtctactgaatggaacgcCTGGTCAACggtaatgtagtctactgaatgggaACGCCTGGTCAACATGTAATGTAGTTCTACTGAATGGAACGCCTGTCAAtatgtaatgtagtctactgaatggaatgtTCATATTTAAATCGTTTTCTTTGATTAGTAATTACAATGTTTCCACACTTTTGGAATATAAAACTAAATGATTTTCTACATAAAATAGGACACTTTGACAACATggtctctgtgttgtttgtgcGTTGATAGAACTGGACAAACTGAGGGTCATTTCCAGCTGCTGTCAGTCCTGCCTGTGGCCAAAcgctcctctctgctccagctCCTCAAGACAACCatggaggacagagaggcagTCAGTGTGCTGGAGTGTGTGGTGAGTGGTAGAGGTCTTCACGGGTCCAACAGATCTGAAATCCCGACCCGGGACCCGAGTGGGTTCGGGTCCTAAATTCTGACTTTTGTCTCGGCTCTGGGTCATGTCTGATCTAATTGCCACAGGTTTTTGGGTATGTGTAATTACAATTGATTTACCGAATGGACCTGATTGGACGGCAAAGAGGAAGAGGACGGCTCTTATTATCTGTTTCAGCCAATTGCAACTCAATAAAATGTATAGCTTATGTCCAACCGAAATTGATTCCGGCCGCTCACCTGATGTGCccctgctgctgaggagaggagagagagagcgagtgagtaaAAGGAGACATTGTCTAGGCTACTGTTATTCCTGAAGATTGAGGCCTTTTTCAATGAAGTAAAGCGAAAGTTAGAGGAAAAAGTGTATTATCAGGATAAGGTAAGACCCCGagtcgaagtaacaatgtttatttcaGCAACagaagcaaaggtacaggacggcaggcaggctcagggtcaggacaagcaagggtcaaaaaccagcaGGGCAAGAAAAATAGAGTCTGGGAAAAGACATGATCTGACAGGACAaacgctggtaagcttgacaaacaagacga contains:
- the LOC124029473 gene encoding gasdermin-E-like, giving the protein ASMKQIGSTQTESDVSLGIPANTVMAYSLIELYVKCNGQFELCLFSNNGGFEKVRSKDDIEEDGIMDLRGNFDANSHLNLNEGNNASGGTGQTEGHFQLLSVLPVAKRSSLLQLLKTTMEDREAVSVLECVLDQLCEGETPDLGDLEESERETVQAILDLVDQCVGKDEDVIRSSLLSAIHLIVSAMDGMTDEGLSMLGSCCSPPVLQALQILVQHVAAGSGRPSL